CTGCTCAGAATTCCCTTGTAACAGGCCATACCCGAAAGTAATGAGTGTATCGATCAGCTCAGAAAAGAAACGGGAATAGGATTTGTGGGAGATTATTGTAAATTTTCCCTCAAGCAGCTTGGAGAGCTGACCAACTGTATAACCGGGGCGGAGATGTCCATGCTTCTCATCGGTTTGACCTAGCAGATATCGAAGTCTCCGCAAATAATTCAATTTGAGGTGAGGAACATTTATAATCAGCTCGCCATCCGGCTTCATGATTCGAAAAAGCTCGGAAATAAATTCGCCATCGTTTGGTATATGCTCAAGAAAATCGACAATAACAATTCTGTCAAACTCATCATCCTCAAAGGGCGTTCTACCGCCGTCAATTTTAAAAACGTCACGGTCTACCAGGTTTCGTATTGAGTTTACGGCAGTGTCGTCCAGATCCGCACTCGCCCATTTCCCGCCTCGCTCACGAAGCATAAGACTGATGACGCCATTATCGGAGCCAACATCCAAACACGTAAGGCCTTCCGTATCGCTTAGGAAAGAGCGAATCTCCTTCCACTTACGTTGTTTATGAACTGACCTCCTAAAGAGTTTTACTGGCCAATCTTTATTGCTCATTGCAAGTATAAACCGCTTGTGTTTCTTGTATCTCTTCTTCGATTTTATGACGATCCCAACCGAGCTCCTGTGCCATTAAAGATGCGCATTCATTTAAACTGTCTAAGCCCGGGTTTCCCGCGGTACCGAGCTCAGTGCGACGAAAAACCACATCAGATAACTTCAGCGCCATTTCTTCCTTAACGGCGTGAATGACTTCCGCCTTCAAAACAGTTGTGGAATCAGATATTGTTTGACCAAGAGCAGGCTGTTGATCTACATATTTTAGTACTTCAACATACTTAGAGCCATAGGTGTAAATAAGATGCTCAACCACTTCTGGCGGCAAGCGTTTTGAAGAAGCCATTTTTTCTTGTTCAAGGAATTCCCGAAAATTGTTGATCTCGCCGCCATAAATGGGCACCGTTCTCGACAATGCCTTTGGTGGAGTTTGACCCAAATTACGAAAAACTTGATTGATTGTTTTTTCGGCAACGTCGCGTGCAGTCGTATATTTCACACTACGTATAGAGATGAGCCCCTCCAGTCCGTCTATCTTCTTATGGTCATAAATGCGATAGTGCTTTGCCAGGCTCAAGCTACCGTTTGTGGCACTTTTGTCCGCGATTGGAACCAGGCCAACATGGTGAAAATAAACATCTTCCCTCTTAAGATTCGCATTAGGATAAAAACTATTGATCTTGGCGATCAACTTTGTAATATCCTGTTCTGTAATGCTTAATTTATCGGGAGAATCTTGAAAATATTGATACTCAGTACCAACTATAGAATATTCGCGCCAAGGAGCAATGAAATAAAAGCGAGCTTGGTCTAGAAACTCTGGCTCATCTTTATCTTTGCGTACATTAGAAACGCCAAAAGCATAGTCGGCGATGATTCGCCGCGTGACGAGGTTGACCGCCTTTGCAAATTTGGGGCTTTCGCCATTCGAGCGACCCACTAGACTGCGGATCTGATGCTGCCAGGGACCTCCAGCGTTGATCGTCATTTTCGATTTTATATCAAATTCATCGCCGGTCAAGACGTCTCTAACTCGAACACCATACACGGCCTTGCCATCCTTCAGAAATTCAATCACCTCGGTATAATTGGCAACCCGAGCCCCTTTGTCAATGGCGGACAACAAGAACGAAAGTACCAGTCTTTCAGTATTATAGGCTAGCGCGTCGTACCAAAGGGCAGCGCCAGTGAGATCCTTTGTTTCAACTCCGGGAAGCACCTTAAGGCATTCCTCTTTAGAAAGCACGCGTCCCTTGGGTATATCTTTACTCGGATCGCTCAATCGATTTCGGTCGAAGCCGATTAAATCGTTCAAAAAAAGTGCGCAAGCCATCATCTCCCTGCCCTTGAATAAGTGCCCATAAACAGGTACCAGAACGGGAAGCAGATGAACCAAATGGGGGGCAATCCTCATGAGTATCTTTCTCTCCCGGATGGATTCTCTCATTCTTTTCAGATCGACCTGCTGCAAATATCTGAAGCCCCCATGAATTATCTTCAGACTGTTTGAAGAAGTACCAGCACCGAAGTCTTGCTTCTCAACCAGCACAGTTGACAATCCTCGTAAGACAGCATCCCATGCCACACAAGCTCCATAAATTCCACCACCAATGACCACTAAGTCATAGGTATCTGATGCTATTTTTGTTAAATTTCTTTGCATTTGGAAGATGTCAACAATTCTCGAAAAATCTACCGTTAGTTTGCAATTATGGTGCCACGTAACCAGATTTTTGCAACCTACTGTTTTTACAACAGGTTATTGTGTATTTAGGCAGGGCTGAAGCGGATGAATATTAGCAGAATCATGTACCATTGTGGAACGATGTAACTGACGAGCACAAACTCCCCTTCTTGATCAAGCGAATTTTCCTATCAGATTCAACTTGGCCGTCCAATACTTGTTTAACCGAAGCCCTTTTCCTTCATTTTTATAGGGTCGTATATGTTCCTCAAATCAACAATAATGGCCGTCTTCATGAGTTGCATAATCTTATTTAAATCCAAACTCCGAAATTGATTTCATTCAGTTATGAAAATCAGTGCATCGCAATTTGTGGCGACTCCGTAAGTATCTTCGCAATAGATTAATTAGGGTAAAAAAAAATTGCATTTTCCATTGCCAGGGGATCGAAGGCTTTCACCGTAACTCCCTCACTAACCAGAGTCTGTATGATGCTAAACGAAGGGCTTTTCGCAATCGTCCGTGTTTGACTTAAAGGATAACCCCCCAGTTTTGTTTTTCAGACTGCTTACTGCCTGTTTGATTTTTTGAATCATCACGTCGCGCTGTTGTTCGTTAACATTGACAACATATCTAAGAATTTGAAAGTTGACGTCGTGTTGTTCTCCGGCATGAAGTAAAGTACCATTTGGTGCGATTCATTAGAAGCAATGGTCTTCTTGACATCATTGGAGAAAAATTTCGAATCCCACCTGAGGCATTTATGAGTATGCCATCGCCAAAATAGAAGTCAAAGAACAAAAACTAAAACTCTATCTCGATAAAGTTAGGTATATTTTTGAAGAACTGGCTAACTGGCTTTCGCATACTCTTCAACCTCATGTTTTCTCATGGTATCAATTGTCATCTTAAGGCCCTGGTCAAAATCGAACTTTGGATCATAGCCTAAGAATTGTCTGGCCTTTCCAATGTTTGCCAGTGAATGTTTTACGTCGCCGGCTCTTGGTTCCGAATAAACGGGTTTAATAGTCGTTCCTAAAATACCATTGATTTTTTCAACCAGATCATTGAGCGTTATTCTTTTACCGTAGGCAATGTTAAAAACTTCGCCCGCCAACTCTTCGTGTCCCACTTCACAGGCCTGTAAGTTGGCCTCAACGACATTTTGAACGTATGTAAAATCGCGCGACTGTTCGCCATCACCGTAAATGACCGGGGCTTTGCTTGTCATCATTATGCTGATAAACTTCGGAATCACAGCCGAGTATTGAGAAGTTGGATCCTGACGCGGTCCAAACACATTAAAATACCTGACCGAAACGGTTTCCAGGTTATATAATTTGTAGAATACCTGACAATATTTCTCAGCCGCCAATTTAGAAACAGCATACGGAGAAAGGGGGTTCGGAAGCATATCCTCGGTTTTTGGCAGTTGCGCCAAATCACCATAACAAGAAGAAGAGGAAGCATAAACGATCCTGCGGACTTTGGTCTCCTTTGCGGCATTTAAGATATTCAAAGTTCCAACCACATTGACTTCATTCGAAGTTATTGGATCTCTAACCGACCGTGGAACGGAT
The sequence above is a segment of the candidate division KSB1 bacterium genome. Coding sequences within it:
- a CDS encoding class I SAM-dependent methyltransferase, with the protein product MSNKDWPVKLFRRSVHKQRKWKEIRSFLSDTEGLTCLDVGSDNGVISLMLRERGGKWASADLDDTAVNSIRNLVDRDVFKIDGGRTPFEDDEFDRIVIVDFLEHIPNDGEFISELFRIMKPDGELIINVPHLKLNYLRRLRYLLGQTDEKHGHLRPGYTVGQLSKLLEGKFTIISHKSYSRFFSELIDTLITFGYGLLQGNSEQATSNGTTKGVLVTEAEMKKYNKVFLIYSFIYPFVWLFAKLDALIFFRSGYLLMIKAKINKS
- a CDS encoding glycerol-3-phosphate dehydrogenase/oxidase, whose product is MQRNLTKIASDTYDLVVIGGGIYGACVAWDAVLRGLSTVLVEKQDFGAGTSSNSLKIIHGGFRYLQQVDLKRMRESIRERKILMRIAPHLVHLLPVLVPVYGHLFKGREMMACALFLNDLIGFDRNRLSDPSKDIPKGRVLSKEECLKVLPGVETKDLTGAALWYDALAYNTERLVLSFLLSAIDKGARVANYTEVIEFLKDGKAVYGVRVRDVLTGDEFDIKSKMTINAGGPWQHQIRSLVGRSNGESPKFAKAVNLVTRRIIADYAFGVSNVRKDKDEPEFLDQARFYFIAPWREYSIVGTEYQYFQDSPDKLSITEQDITKLIAKINSFYPNANLKREDVYFHHVGLVPIADKSATNGSLSLAKHYRIYDHKKIDGLEGLISIRSVKYTTARDVAEKTINQVFRNLGQTPPKALSRTVPIYGGEINNFREFLEQEKMASSKRLPPEVVEHLIYTYGSKYVEVLKYVDQQPALGQTISDSTTVLKAEVIHAVKEEMALKLSDVVFRRTELGTAGNPGLDSLNECASLMAQELGWDRHKIEEEIQETQAVYTCNEQ
- a CDS encoding SDR family oxidoreductase produces the protein MAHYLVTGGAGFIGSNIVEELLRRKQKVRILDNFSTGKRETVEFLINKASKLKNSNGKKNNGNSNLEVFEGDLRSYHIVREAVEGVDYILHQGALPSVPRSVRDPITSNEVNVVGTLNILNAAKETKVRRIVYASSSSCYGDLAQLPKTEDMLPNPLSPYAVSKLAAEKYCQVFYKLYNLETVSVRYFNVFGPRQDPTSQYSAVIPKFISIMMTSKAPVIYGDGEQSRDFTYVQNVVEANLQACEVGHEELAGEVFNIAYGKRITLNDLVEKINGILGTTIKPVYSEPRAGDVKHSLANIGKARQFLGYDPKFDFDQGLKMTIDTMRKHEVEEYAKAS